In Acidobacteriota bacterium, a single window of DNA contains:
- a CDS encoding kelch repeat-containing protein yields the protein MRKLVPWGCNLALIVFMTVLLAVPWAVSAASPDSGAVKAEACTGAAPEGPGRDANGVVSVNSLSGSAVIFSPGGSGAECFLASGSQTLCFQADSFTTDWEYVYTLWLRFPAGWTVTNVAVSGTPSCNSGSWGTFSWSLFNGTTNEVQINHSRYQASTDSCTATYCVTVTPGGTPIAGDAQVSWYWDGDEYGGPPHWPCSSDLYTPAGMPACDQWTNPPSSVPPCTGVVLGAAATAQAGCIGSPVVYNLTLANYTGADATFDLSYTGNTWPVAGPATVGPVADGASADFSVTHNVPASALPGQIDPVTVTATDQANPATFDSLALSTTAVDVLVGEGPPSPGVHMDNVVAAYGGRLFNVAGHGSGGAVDIYDPATGSWSSGTPEPAPQIDYAVDGATGLDAGGDAVVVLFPDAESGVTTLHVYNMVTDTWTTPPLPAGFPPGGIWAPDIVCDPVSNLCYITGGATVPGGGNLNTAYVYNVAANTLTPLPPFTTPRDFHASFLYNGRLCIAGGVDAGSNVFSSTQCYDFGLGSWGAENADMAALPFGVWGMGDGVLDVAGTPTPIMAGGVDASFGIVLPDVLTYDGSAWNVVASFPHAVYRVEGETVGDRFYLAGGSTGGFTPSNYLQYYGVCPAGCPTITIDPAVLPPMQRGTPWSVTFTASGGTAPYSFSLTGTVPPGLIWDQVSAT from the coding sequence ATGAGGAAGCTCGTTCCATGGGGGTGCAATCTCGCATTGATCGTGTTCATGACGGTGCTTCTGGCCGTCCCGTGGGCCGTCTCCGCGGCGTCACCGGATTCGGGCGCGGTGAAGGCGGAGGCCTGCACGGGCGCCGCGCCGGAGGGTCCGGGCCGGGATGCGAACGGGGTCGTGAGCGTGAATTCCCTCAGCGGGAGCGCGGTGATCTTCTCCCCCGGCGGCTCGGGAGCCGAATGCTTCTTGGCCTCCGGTTCCCAGACGCTCTGCTTTCAGGCCGACAGTTTCACCACCGACTGGGAATACGTGTACACCCTGTGGCTCCGTTTTCCGGCGGGCTGGACGGTGACGAACGTGGCGGTGAGCGGCACGCCCTCCTGCAACTCCGGGTCCTGGGGGACCTTTTCCTGGAGCCTCTTCAACGGGACCACGAACGAGGTCCAGATCAACCACTCGCGCTACCAGGCCTCCACGGATTCCTGCACGGCCACCTATTGCGTGACGGTGACGCCCGGCGGGACGCCCATCGCCGGGGACGCCCAGGTCTCCTGGTACTGGGACGGAGACGAATATGGAGGTCCGCCCCACTGGCCCTGCTCGAGCGATCTGTACACCCCGGCCGGAATGCCGGCGTGCGACCAGTGGACCAACCCGCCCTCCTCCGTGCCGCCTTGCACGGGCGTGGTTCTCGGCGCGGCCGCGACCGCCCAGGCGGGTTGTATCGGCTCTCCCGTCGTCTACAACTTGACCTTGGCCAACTACACGGGGGCCGACGCCACCTTCGACCTCTCCTACACGGGCAACACCTGGCCCGTGGCCGGTCCCGCCACCGTGGGCCCCGTGGCCGACGGCGCCTCGGCCGACTTTTCGGTGACCCACAACGTTCCCGCCTCGGCCCTCCCCGGACAGATCGACCCCGTCACCGTGACGGCCACCGACCAGGCCAACCCGGCCACCTTTGACTCTCTCGCTCTGTCCACTACCGCGGTAGACGTCCTCGTCGGAGAGGGCCCGCCCTCCCCCGGCGTCCACATGGACAACGTGGTAGCGGCGTACGGCGGACGGCTCTTCAACGTGGCGGGTCACGGCTCGGGCGGCGCCGTGGACATCTATGACCCGGCGACCGGCTCCTGGTCCTCCGGGACCCCCGAACCGGCCCCCCAGATCGACTACGCGGTGGACGGGGCCACGGGATTGGACGCGGGCGGCGACGCCGTGGTGGTGCTGTTCCCCGACGCCGAATCGGGAGTGACCACCCTGCACGTGTACAACATGGTGACGGACACCTGGACGACGCCGCCCCTCCCCGCCGGCTTCCCCCCGGGTGGCATCTGGGCTCCCGACATCGTGTGCGATCCCGTCTCCAACCTCTGCTACATCACGGGCGGAGCCACGGTGCCCGGCGGAGGCAACCTGAATACGGCCTATGTCTACAACGTGGCGGCCAACACCCTCACGCCCCTGCCGCCCTTCACGACGCCCAGGGATTTTCACGCCTCGTTCCTCTACAACGGGAGGCTCTGCATCGCGGGCGGGGTGGACGCCGGATCCAACGTCTTCTCTTCCACTCAGTGCTACGACTTCGGGCTCGGGTCCTGGGGAGCCGAAAACGCCGACATGGCGGCTCTTCCCTTCGGTGTCTGGGGAATGGGCGACGGCGTGCTGGACGTTGCCGGCACCCCAACGCCCATCATGGCCGGCGGGGTGGATGCCTCGTTCGGTATTGTCTTGCCGGACGTTCTGACGTACGACGGCTCGGCCTGGAACGTGGTGGCCTCCTTCCCGCATGCCGTGTACCGCGTAGAAGGGGAGACGGTGGGCGACCGGTTCTACCTCGCCGGCGGATCCACGGGGGGCTTCACGCCGTCGAACTACTTGCAGTACTACGGCGTCTGCCCGGCGGGCTGTCCGACGATCACGATCGACCCGGCGGTCCTTCCGCCCATGCAGAGGGGCACGCCCTGGTCGGTGACCTTCACGGCGTCGGGCGGGACGGCGCCCTACTCCTTCTCGCTGACGGGGACGGTGCCTCCTGGGCTGATCTGGGACCAGGTGAGCGCGACGC